The following nucleotide sequence is from Trifolium pratense cultivar HEN17-A07 linkage group LG2, ARS_RC_1.1, whole genome shotgun sequence.
atatttatcaGGGACAATTGTGGGTGTCGATGGGCATAATGTTATCCAGGAACTACCTGGTCAGCAACCTGACCTTTCTCACACTAGTTATTTTCAACAACCAGGCGTTCATGAATCAGAAGCCATGCCTTATCATTCACAAGTATCAACTTCTGTTGGCATGCAAAATAAATCTGTCAGTGGTTCTGTACTTGCAAAAAATTATCCAAAATCTTCTACCTTCGCAAATCAAAATAGCTCAAAATCTGCACATAGAAATGGAAGTATAACCAGCAGGTTATCCAAGACTATGACTGATACAGAAATGGAAACTGGAATTTTAAAAAAGGTAATCAGCTGAAGATTATGATGTTTCATATGAGAAATGCTAACATGTACCTTTAGAGCACTTGTTAGTGTATTAAAGATAAAAACTTTGTAttattacccaaaaaaaaaaagatagaaactTTGTATCGGAAATTGTACTATTCTCCTCGTTAATACAAAGTTCACTTATGAGGATAGTTTGTTAAGGAAATTTTCTCCTGGAGCTTGTTTGGCACATCTAGAGTCAgttgttttttccttttatcTAACGGATacaaaaaatatgaactttgtGTTATGTATTTTAGATTTTCGTTGTAACTTCTGTAGAACTATGGTGTTTTGATTGGGTGAATGGTTATTTTGCAGGCTCCTCATTTACATTCTAATTTTACAGCAGCCATCCCTCCAAGAACCTACAACCAAACAGGAAGTTTTTCATCATTTGCCGACCCAAGACGCGGCTTTCCCCATACTAACTACAGGCCAAGTGCCTCTACCAACTACAGACCAAGTGCATCTACCAACTATAGACCAAGTGCCTATACCAACTACAGACCAAGTGCGTCTACCAACTACAGACCAAGTGTGTCTACCAACTATAGACCAAGTGGTACAGTATCTAATGATAGAGTTTCGTTAAGTGAGAACTTCAGAAGTGCAGAATTTGACACGTCAAAGGAAATGATTCGGGGTCCTCGGTTTTATCGCAAAAATTCTAATCCAGAATCATCAGTTGTTAAGGATGAGTTTGCATTCACAGTATGCAGAGATCGATATAACCTTCCAGATTTCCAAACAAAATATGAAGCTGctaaattttatatgattaaatCTTTCAATGAAGATGACATTCATAAGGGCATTAAATATGATGTTTGGACAAGCACTCCACATGGAAATAAGAAGTTGAACGCTGCATTCCAAAATGCGGAAGCTAAATTAAGTGAGACAGGCACACAGTGCCCAGTCTTCCTCTTCTTCTCGGTGAGTTCAATTCTTTGGCCCAAATCTTTCTTGGTTTTTTCTTCAGAAGAAGtgtaacattaaaaaaatgaagatgatcaTTATAGAAACTTTAGATATTGATATCTTGTTGGAGGTATcttatgtttttgtttcttttttgtagAGGTATGTTCAAAATCTCATCAGAAGATGAACATCCTTTATTTTTATCCCCAATGATTGGCATAAATCAAATGCTTTCTTGGATTATCTGAGTAAAGTGtcaaaacaataatttattttattccaattgtaattgttaagaagtctcacatcggttgccaGATGACCTGAAGTGCttataagtgagggcaatcATAATGTTAAAAGccaattttgtagggttgagttaggccgaACTCTCAATTCAAAGAAGGTATTAGAGCCAAGTTGGGCCTAATTCAACCTTACAAAATTTGTTTGTAAGGTGATTATTGTATCTGCTTTATAAACCGTTGTCCATGCCAACTaatatccgatgtgggacttcttaacaataaTAGGCATATGAAgatgaaaatatttaattttttgttcatttgTCTTTCAAAATTATTATGTATCAGTTGATCAGTTGATTTACATTTCAGAACTAGGGGTTCATGTCCTCCAATATTTATTTCCAAATTTTTCAGTGGTCCTGTATGAATTTTGTTGTCAAATCAGGTTAATACAAGTGGCCAGTTTGTTGGAGTAGCTGAGATGCTAGGGCCAGTGGACTTCAAAAAAGACATGAAGTTTTGGAAACTTGACAAATACAACGGTTTCTTCCCAATTAAGTGGCATATAATAAAAGATGTTCCCAACCGCCAGTTTCTGCACATCATCCTTAAACATAATGAGAACAAGTGTGTAACTTTCAGTAGGGACACACAAGAGGTAATTCTTACTTTTGACGGTGTTAATGTTAGCATAATTTCTTTTTCGTAGAGTCTGAGGGAAATATTCGTCGCATAACCAAAAAAATGTTTCTTCCACTAATTTCCACATTTCTTGATAggatatatatcatatatgtttATCAATGATGGAATTTACGCTGGTCATATGAATACTATTATAGTCTTTTATTCAATTTCTGTCGAACATAGTTTTTATCATTAAATTTGTAATTGTCTGCTTTGCAGATTGGACTGAAGGAAGGTCTGGAAATgctgaaaatatttaaaagttatcAAGCTAAGACTTGCCTATTGGATGATtttgatttctatgaaaatcGAGAGAAGTTATCTCGTTCCCAGAGGATTACTGAGCATGCAGGCCCGAAGCAGGAAGTGTATAACAATGACAGTTACCATGTAAGTTCTATTTCCTTTGACTACAACACTTCTTAAATATTTATGCAATTCTTAACATAGAATATATGTGATTTGCTGCGAGTACACACAAATGCAGTGTATTAGTATAATGTTATGACACGCTGTTGAATTAATTAGCTACTTAGCATGCTGTAATTCTGTTCCTCTTTTGTGTGTTGTTCTTATATTGATTTTTTACAGAACACTGTGAAGGCAAGAGACGTGAGAAGGGAGATGCAATCAAGTGGCACTACCAACGAAGAAACTCTGTCGAGACTAACAAAGAATCTATCTCTCAATCCCTCTGGAAGACGAGGCTTTAGATAGTCAAATTGACCCGATGaccaatatattttatttatggatTTTAAGAAGCAGATTTGTAGTTTGACTATATAGAGCATATAACtttcatttaaagaaattatttattacCGTTTAGGTGTTTTAGAGAAGTAGACTTGTAGTTTGGATAATAATTATTTGAACGTATGTCTTCCCTACATTGTTCTCACACTCCATGCGGTGTAGACTATATTTTTGAAAGGGGTTGGTTAGGTTTGTCTATAATATGCTAGCCATCAAGATGTATGAGGAGACCTTGACTAGTTTGAGGACACAAAATGAGGCTACAAGGTTTTCTTGTAACAATAAGATCGAACCCGTATCTTTTACTCATCTCTAAACATTGAGATGCATGCTTTTTTAGAGACGAGTATTAGAAGCGTGTGTATGACTTCACGCCAAAAGAGGTGTGAGGTACTAGTGGAGAAGTTCAAAATTTGCACacataaattgtaaaaataaaagtaacattCAAACAAGTAAATTTCTTGTTCGCTTCTCTTCATTATGAGCAAGTTAAGCTTCTAATGTTGTTCTTTTAGAGTGATcattgttttcattatttttattttctatgatTAGATATAATAATGAGTCAAACTTATTCCCGTAAACATATTTCAATTGATAGGAATATCGTAGTCTATATATAGAGATCAATGTTTGAACCCAGGGTTCTCCACTTATTTACCTCAAGAggtgaatttctagccactaaactatcttaacaagaaaattcaaatttgtaataaactttaaaaaaaaagagtgtatTTTATGCTGTTAAGTTATTTTTGCAATTTGGTCACAGTTTTTAGTGGCGAAAGTAAATagattgttattatttgtgatTTTAACTTTAATAAATAGATTTCTCTAACTACACCTCATTTTCCCTAATTACATTCCTCAAACTAAAATATAGTTTGCATAAATGTACTTGTCGAGTTTGTATATATTGAGTTTGCATAAACACACTTGAATTGAGTTAGGTAAAATCTAGAAACTCAATGTACATGTGAGATGTGAATTAAATTTATACAAATGTTCTCGAATTGAGTTTACTTATGTAAACATATTGAGTTTGGACAAATGTACCAGAATTGAGTTGATGTAGTTttccctaaaaataaaaataaaataaaatgagacAAGGGACATTTTGGGAATAATAATTTGTGTTAGAGGGGGTGATACTGAAAATTAAGGGAGGTGTGTAACTAGCAGAAATAACGGGAGGAAATGGAGACCTGAAACTGAAACTGAAACCCTAAATTAAACCCTCTGATTGATTCATGTGTGAGTTGAAGGTGATTGATTGATTCAATGACACATCAGAATCCGTCGACGAAGCATAcagttgaatttgaagaatccagtgataataataataggCCGTCAAAGATTTCAAAAATTGAATACGACggtgaagaagaagagatgaagaaCCAAGAGCGTAAGATCCAACGGTATTTGATGGCAATTGAATACATTGGGACTCGTTTCTTTGGTTCTCAGAAGCAGCTTACTGACCGTACTGTTGTTGGTGTTCTTGAggtaatactaatactaatactaCTTTTTTCCTGTTTGttttgattaataataataataagaatatgcctttgaatgttgatgataTGATAGGAAGCTTTTTGTAAATTTGTTGGTCAGCCAGTCTCTATTATTTGTTCAAGTCGAACTGTGagtatcaatcaatcaatcaatatcATGCTCTgctgttattattttatttactcaTTCAATTTTATATCGAACGAATTAATCATCACAGGATGCTGGAGTGCATGCTTTATCAAATGTTTGTCATGTAGATATCGAACGAATCAGCAAAAGGAAGCCCGGTCAAGTGGTTAGTTACTATCTCTCTCTCTCGAACGAACTAATGTATGTATGTTTCTCTCATGAAATGTCTAAGTTCCTTCTTCGTCAAAATACAGTTACAACCTCATGAACCTGCTGTCGTTAGAAGGGCAGTCAACCATTTCTTACAGGTGTCTTCTTCTCTCATTACCTATATTATATACTTACTTGTCTGCCAACTGCATTATTTCTGATCA
It contains:
- the LOC123910487 gene encoding YTH domain-containing protein ECT4-like isoform X2; translated protein: MALVLKNFRLALLKSNQAATTNHSEQQNEAHLVPIKDCITSDLTPPHTFSRDVAAGFAGTIVGVDGHNVIQELPGQQPDLSHTSYFQQPGVHESEAMPYHSQVSTSVGMQNKSVSGSVLAKNYPKSSTFANQNSSKSAHRNGSITSRLSKTMTDTEMETGILKKAPHLHSNFTAAIPPRTYNQTGSFSSFADPRRGFPHTNYRPSASTNYRPSASTNYRPSAYTNYRPSASTNYRPSVSTNYRPSGTVSNDRVSLSENFRSAEFDTSKEMIRGPRFYRKNSNPESSVVKDEFAFTVCRDRYNLPDFQTKYEAAKFYMIKSFNEDDIHKGIKYDVWTSTPHGNKKLNAAFQNAEAKLSETGTQCPVFLFFSVNTSGQFVGVAEMLGPVDFKKDMKFWKLDKYNGFFPIKWHIIKDVPNRQFLHIILKHNENKCVTFSRDTQEIGLKEGLEMLKIFKSYQAKTCLLDDFDFYENREKLSRSQRITEHAGPKQEVYNNDSYHNTVKARDVRREMQSSGTTNEETLSRLTKNLSLNPSGRRGFR
- the LOC123910487 gene encoding YTH domain-containing protein ECT4-like isoform X1, encoding MASTNGSGVKEFPASAVEAQSNQAATTNHSEQQNEAHLVPIKDCITSDLTPPHTFSRDVAAGFAGTIVGVDGHNVIQELPGQQPDLSHTSYFQQPGVHESEAMPYHSQVSTSVGMQNKSVSGSVLAKNYPKSSTFANQNSSKSAHRNGSITSRLSKTMTDTEMETGILKKAPHLHSNFTAAIPPRTYNQTGSFSSFADPRRGFPHTNYRPSASTNYRPSASTNYRPSAYTNYRPSASTNYRPSVSTNYRPSGTVSNDRVSLSENFRSAEFDTSKEMIRGPRFYRKNSNPESSVVKDEFAFTVCRDRYNLPDFQTKYEAAKFYMIKSFNEDDIHKGIKYDVWTSTPHGNKKLNAAFQNAEAKLSETGTQCPVFLFFSVNTSGQFVGVAEMLGPVDFKKDMKFWKLDKYNGFFPIKWHIIKDVPNRQFLHIILKHNENKCVTFSRDTQEIGLKEGLEMLKIFKSYQAKTCLLDDFDFYENREKLSRSQRITEHAGPKQEVYNNDSYHNTVKARDVRREMQSSGTTNEETLSRLTKNLSLNPSGRRGFR